In Aerococcus loyolae, a genomic segment contains:
- the trpC gene encoding indole-3-glycerol phosphate synthase TrpC, with amino-acid sequence MILKQLALHSKERVQASQSKFPLEALKERAIGLAKGEPIFEQALAKDGLSLIAEIKKASPSKGVISPDFPYLDIAKHYQDNQVDAISVLTEPKWFMGSKEIFEEIRQSVNLPMLRKDFTVDPYQIYEAKIMGANAVLIICSLLDQDSKKLSNYLSICHDLGLSALVETHNTEEIDLALACGAKIIGVNNRNLKDFSVDFNHAAELRSRIPDSVLFVAESGVQGPEDIQSLTEIGADAVLVGEALMRQADPSALIQAFRKVSHHAQA; translated from the coding sequence AGTTAGCCTTACATAGTAAGGAACGGGTCCAAGCCAGTCAGTCCAAGTTCCCCCTGGAAGCCCTTAAAGAACGCGCTATCGGCCTAGCTAAGGGAGAGCCTATCTTTGAACAGGCCTTGGCTAAGGACGGACTGAGCCTGATTGCTGAAATCAAGAAAGCTTCCCCCTCTAAAGGAGTAATTTCTCCAGACTTTCCCTACTTAGACATTGCCAAGCACTACCAAGACAATCAGGTGGATGCCATCTCGGTATTGACTGAACCCAAATGGTTTATGGGGTCTAAGGAAATCTTTGAAGAAATTCGCCAATCCGTTAACCTGCCCATGCTTAGAAAAGACTTTACCGTCGACCCCTATCAGATCTATGAAGCTAAAATCATGGGCGCCAATGCGGTCTTGATTATCTGCTCCCTTTTAGACCAAGACTCCAAGAAGTTATCAAACTATCTTAGCATCTGCCATGACCTGGGCCTCAGTGCCCTAGTAGAAACCCATAACACGGAAGAAATCGACCTAGCCCTAGCCTGTGGCGCTAAGATTATCGGAGTTAATAATCGCAACTTGAAGGACTTCTCTGTCGACTTCAACCATGCGGCCGAGCTAAGGAGTCGGATTCCAGATTCGGTCCTCTTTGTCGCAGAAAGCGGGGTACAAGGTCCAGAAGATATTCAGTCCCTGACTGAAATTGGTGCCGATGCCGTCTTGGTGGGCGAAGCCTTGATGCGTCAAGCTGACCCCAGCGCCCTTATCCAAGCCTTTCGAAAGGTCAGCCACCATGCCCAAGCTTAA
- the trpA gene encoding tryptophan synthase subunit alpha produces the protein MTSIQSVFQNKKAFIPYITAGYPDLASTEKYIQAMAEEGASLIEIGIPFSDPTAEGPVIQHAIETALKAGLRTDDVFAMVERLQKKIDIPLVFMTYANIVFGYGPDKFMRRCQEVGIQGLILPDVPYEEKGELLPYSQKYDVALISLVAPTSHDRIHKIAKEAEGFLYMVSSLGVTGTRQNIQTDLDAMVQAIRQANPDIPSAIGFGVSNPSQAKKMADLSDGVIIGSAIIKLIDQHQDQAEQPIRDFTRSIVQAIK, from the coding sequence ATGACTAGTATTCAATCCGTTTTCCAAAATAAAAAAGCCTTTATCCCTTACATTACCGCCGGCTACCCTGACCTAGCTAGCACGGAAAAGTATATCCAAGCCATGGCTGAAGAAGGTGCCAGTTTAATTGAGATCGGCATTCCCTTCTCCGATCCTACCGCGGAAGGTCCAGTCATCCAACATGCTATCGAAACCGCCTTAAAGGCTGGCCTGCGTACCGATGACGTCTTCGCTATGGTTGAACGCCTCCAAAAGAAAATCGACATTCCCCTAGTCTTTATGACCTACGCCAATATCGTCTTTGGTTACGGCCCTGATAAATTTATGCGCCGCTGCCAAGAGGTGGGCATCCAAGGCTTAATCCTGCCTGATGTACCTTACGAAGAAAAAGGCGAACTCCTCCCTTACAGTCAAAAATATGATGTCGCCTTGATTTCTCTGGTTGCCCCCACCTCCCATGACCGCATCCATAAAATTGCCAAAGAAGCAGAAGGCTTTCTTTATATGGTATCTTCACTGGGAGTGACCGGAACTAGACAAAACATTCAAACGGACCTCGACGCCATGGTCCAAGCCATTCGCCAAGCCAACCCTGATATTCCATCCGCCATCGGTTTTGGGGTGTCAAATCCGAGCCAGGCTAAAAAAATGGCTGACCTCTCTGATGGGGTAATTATCGGGTCTGCTATCATTAAACTAATCGACCAACACCAGGACCAAGCCGAACAACCAATCCGTGACTTTACTCGATCCATTGTCCAAGCCATAAAATAA
- a CDS encoding phosphoribosylanthranilate isomerase, translating to MPKLKICGLKRLVDISYCNPLPIDYVGFIVDYPKSQRSLSLSTLKDLSQSVDPKIQKVGVFVNYPLEVIADLLNEGVIDIAQLHGQESPADIIYLQNLTNKPIWKAFAISEASDLARAQASPADQILLDYKEAGSGKSFNWKLLEDFNRPFILAGGLNATNIQAAMNQVHPAGLDLSTGVESQGYKDPDKIKEIVRMVKNV from the coding sequence ATGCCCAAGCTTAAAATATGCGGCCTCAAGCGGCTAGTCGATATCAGCTACTGTAACCCCCTACCCATTGACTATGTCGGTTTCATTGTCGACTATCCCAAAAGTCAGCGCTCTCTTAGCCTCTCCACCCTCAAAGACTTGAGTCAATCCGTCGACCCCAAGATTCAAAAAGTGGGCGTCTTCGTCAACTACCCATTAGAAGTTATTGCTGACTTATTAAATGAAGGCGTTATCGACATTGCCCAACTGCACGGCCAAGAAAGCCCAGCTGACATTATCTATTTACAAAATCTCACTAACAAACCCATCTGGAAGGCCTTTGCTATTAGTGAGGCTAGCGACTTAGCAAGGGCTCAAGCCAGTCCCGCTGACCAGATTCTCCTCGACTATAAGGAGGCCGGCAGCGGCAAGTCCTTTAACTGGAAGCTCTTAGAGGATTTCAACCGCCCCTTTATCCTCGCCGGAGGCCTCAATGCCACCAATATACAAGCCGCTATGAACCAAGTCCACCCCGCTGGCTTGGACCTCTCGACCGGGGTAGAAAGTCAAGGATACAAAGACCCAGATAAAATCAAAGAAATAGTAAGGATGGTAAAAAATGTCTAA
- the trpB gene encoding tryptophan synthase subunit beta, translated as MSKGRFGEYGGQFVAETLMPSVIELEAAYNKYKNDPEFQSELTDLLNNYAGRPSLLYYAKNMTEDLGGPKIYLKREDLNHTGAHKINNVLGQVLLAKKMGKTRIIAETGAGQHGVATATACALLNLDCVVYMGKHDTERQALNVYRMKLLGAQVVAVDSGTGTLKDAVNETMKEWSRRMEDTHYCIGSAMGPHPFPTMVRDFQSVISREMRQEILQREGRLPDAVLACVGGGSNAIGSFAAFIDDPEVQLFGCEGAGHGVDSPDTAATMQVGRPGVYHGMKTIIAQDADGQVNPVYSISAGLDYPGIGPEHANLAARKRAQYVPITDEEAVQAFEYLSRVEGIIPAIESAHAVAYAIKLAKTMRPDQIICITLSGRGDKDCAAIARYRGEEIYD; from the coding sequence ATGTCTAAAGGAAGATTTGGAGAATACGGTGGACAATTCGTAGCAGAAACGCTGATGCCTTCTGTCATCGAATTAGAAGCTGCTTATAATAAATATAAGAATGATCCTGAATTTCAAAGCGAATTGACCGATTTATTAAACAATTACGCTGGCCGCCCCAGCCTACTCTATTACGCCAAGAATATGACGGAAGACTTAGGGGGACCAAAGATCTATCTCAAACGTGAAGATCTCAACCATACTGGGGCCCATAAGATAAACAACGTCCTCGGCCAAGTCCTCCTGGCTAAAAAAATGGGTAAAACCCGGATCATTGCTGAAACCGGAGCTGGCCAACACGGTGTTGCTACCGCTACAGCCTGTGCTTTGTTAAACCTCGACTGTGTGGTTTACATGGGTAAGCACGATACTGAACGCCAGGCCTTAAATGTTTACCGAATGAAGTTACTCGGCGCCCAAGTGGTAGCCGTTGATTCAGGGACTGGGACCTTAAAGGATGCCGTCAATGAAACCATGAAAGAGTGGAGCCGACGGATGGAAGACACCCACTATTGCATCGGCTCGGCCATGGGCCCCCACCCCTTTCCAACCATGGTACGTGACTTCCAAAGTGTGATTTCAAGAGAAATGCGTCAAGAAATTCTCCAACGCGAAGGCCGCTTGCCGGATGCAGTACTAGCCTGTGTGGGAGGCGGGTCCAACGCGATTGGGTCTTTTGCCGCCTTTATCGATGACCCTGAAGTACAATTATTCGGTTGCGAGGGCGCGGGTCATGGGGTCGATAGTCCAGATACCGCTGCCACCATGCAAGTAGGACGTCCAGGAGTCTACCACGGCATGAAGACCATTATCGCCCAAGACGCGGATGGCCAGGTCAATCCCGTCTATTCCATCTCTGCGGGTCTCGACTACCCAGGGATTGGCCCTGAACACGCCAATTTGGCTGCCAGAAAACGGGCCCAATACGTGCCCATCACGGATGAGGAAGCGGTCCAAGCTTTTGAATACCTTAGCCGGGTAGAAGGGATTATTCCCGCCATCGAATCCGCTCACGCCGTTGCCTATGCCATCAAATTAGCTAAAACCATGCGCCCCGACCAGATTATCTGTATTACCTTGTCTGGTCGTGGTGATAAGGATTGTGCCGCCATTGCACGTTACCGGGGGGAAGAAATTTATGACTAG